The Oncorhynchus tshawytscha isolate Ot180627B linkage group LG30, Otsh_v2.0, whole genome shotgun sequence genome includes a region encoding these proteins:
- the sytl2a gene encoding uncharacterized protein sytl2a isoform X5 translates to MIDLSYLTEEEQEMILSVLKRDTDLKRAEEQRVKNLQKQECDKGKLKYLTGEWFYETKSRRHRDRIHGSDIIRASISRRKPVTILELSQMWAERPSFVNSENQDVYVPPELSGLLEEPLAQHKNYYRDDSYNLPEVLQSPTKQRQNPFNSTPLTPETLEETDSQLPNEAMEQTKTPEGDQLDHRHAESLTLQVSDLHCAEQETGKPILLGAAAQGISPTKITEEDGQSMAKVRDWVSWNLGSCDKPQVQLPQQPSDEPVTPVDIITDEMPSDAASKKPSSRVSPKPRRGLLGIFSRWEAREEKIPEPQSPVKEEVVLCEQKELDDTTLNFVVCQSTVNTYSDQQQDLHKCATDKQSAKNEKTPEVRELLLKKEIDQTQQGPQGSACGVDALPDKLSNLKSFWEREIGPKILLSKLSIDTMRCEVLVSAGDTCDQKMHDFGKDFAKAETVEASSSFQNIQLHLDTSGMRKSNIFGAKSNDSNDSHMLINHPFSQKVETSEQCNIDLSAALSYDEKSSSSVESNYMLKTSGDNGTFRDKSILISEDNSSSSVGLTVPSQTVQPDEKVDIPLHVSPSSPRTSRQGRVPVPLVRRSLSQQESRKAKINNLKSFWEKENSGPRVIVGKPKEALDSQTHPFSETPPVHHSIATSQSSLRTIETDLGKGDCDKQSSSLYGVKASASDLSMAERIEKGFIKWSSNSSLLSSHCSVGDVDSINQQDSCKMETGPTLNQERPLSPKTPLPRSEIPKWKDKTDDELKRSPSKTCHPKALPRGSSSFQGARRDSSPFKSFSIDIASPTREHQDDPERATPVVKPRKGLSHEAMQSGSEYTKHTLGITSTSPQFRSEEKGQDRLTFPRRGSAQSSLTSMMSPLSPTRSLPCPFRRTSLGNLSVQEGSPHWSSRPNHGDPHIRRAFEAGKIGQQTINRDPGERKLSGASEVSETYLLLARSFIPQSNQHYLGLPEQTHIPQFISDKVGNDHLSPTVPTPLLLSMRSSEGSPSWISPRSMENVDSRLSRGSMPEIWSQSRASSSCHGENSSPIRLEFKQMSSRPLSRSLEDVLSPPKREERSKIDQRSEMNLNVDDVSAVPPSSLLPLHLPPPSSLSVPEQMKNMSKSVSVMQDEKDGRDSDSTSVESLNFSWKKRMGSSLTNLSLSSGMASMSSVSGSVASIYSGVDGDVEVKGTIRFAMNYVQKLGEFHIFVVHCRDLAVAEPKKNRSDPHVTAFAEIAFKICEMLPLTGQSEDGKEKSQCEKEDLEPHLQ, encoded by the exons GGACGACAGCTACAATCTGCCAGAAGTTTTGCAGTCCCCCACAAAG CAAAGACAGAACCCATTCAACAGCACACCACTTACACCTGAAACTTTGGAGGAAACAGACAGCCAGTTACCCAATGAAGCAATGGAGCAAACCAAGACACCTGAAGGGG ATCAACTTGACCATCGTCATGCTGAGTCCCTTACCCTTCAGGTGTCCGACCTCCATTGTGCTGAGCAAGAGACAGGTAAGCCCATTCTCTTGGGGGCCGCGGCCCAGGGGATCTCCCCCACCAAGATAACAGAGGAGGACGGTCAATCCATGGCTAAGGTTCGCGACTGGGTCAGCTGGAACCTGGGAAGCTGTGACAAGCCACAGGTTCAGCTCCCCCAACAACCCAGTGATGAACCAGTGACTCCTGTCGACATCATCACAGATGAGATGCCAAGTGATGCTGCCTCTAAGAAGCCATCTAGTCGTGTGTCTCCAAAGCCTCGGAGAGGGCTCCTAGGGATATTTAGTAGATGGGAAGCAAGAGAAGAGAAAATCCCTGAGCCGCAAAGCCCAGTTAAAGAGGAGGTGGTTCTCTGTGAACAGAAAGAGCTTGACGACACCACCCTGAACTTCGTCGTCTGCCAGTCCACTGTGAATACTTATTCTGACCAGCAGCAAGATCTGCATAAATGTGCTACTGACAAACAGTCAGCTAAAAATGAGAAGACACCGGAGGTTAGAGAACTACTGCTTAAAAAAGAAATAGACCAAACTCAACAGGGGCCACAGGGGAGTGCATGTGGAGTAGATGCGTTACCAGATAAACTCTCCAACTTGAAATCATTTTGGGAAAGAGAAATTGGCCCTAAAATACTGCTCAGTAAACTAAGCATTGATACAATGAGGTGTGAAGTACTTGTCAGTGCTGGGGATACTTGTGACCAAAAAATGCATGATTTTGGTAAAGATTTTGCCAAGGCTGAGACTGTTGAAGCATCATCATCTTTTCAAAATATTCAGCTTCACCTCGACACTAGTGGCATGAGAAAGTCCAATATCTTTGGAGCAAAAAGCAATGATAGTAATGACTCACATATGCTGATTAACCATCCTTTCTCCCAAAAGGTGGAAACCTCAGAGCAGTGTAACATAGACCTCAGTGCTGCTCTGTCATATGACGAAAAGTCCTCATCTTCCGTTGAAAGTAACTACATGTTAAAAACATCAGGTGACAATGGTACATTCAGGGATAAATCCATCCTTATCTCTGAAGATAATTCCAGTTCATCTGTGGGCTTGACAGTGCCTTCTCAGACAGTCCAGCCAGATGAGAAGGTGGACATTCCTTTACATGTCTCTCCATCCAGTCCCCGCACAAGCCGGCAAGGGCGTGTCCCAGTGCCCCTTGTTAGACGTTCCCTCAGTCAACAGGAAAGCAGGAAGGCCAAGATCAATAACCTCAAGTCCTTCTGGGAGAAGGAGAATAGTGGACCAAGGGTCATTGTTGGCAAACCAAAGGAGGCTTTAGATAGTCAAACCCATCCGTTTTCAGAAACACCTCCAGTCCACCACTCAATTGCCACTTCTCAGTCTAGTCTAAGAACAATTGAAACTGACCTAGGGAAGGGTGACTGTGACAAGCAAAGCTCTTCCTTATACGGGGTTAAGGCCAGCGCCTCCGACTTGTCCATGGCTGAAAGAATAGAAAAGGGTTTCATCAAGTGGAGTTCAAACTCATCACTACTGAGTAGTCACTGTAGTGTTGGCGATGTTGATTCTATAAATCAGCAAGATTCATGTAAGATGGAAACAGGGCCAACCCTGAATCAAGAAAGACCCTTAAGTCCTAAAACACCTCTGCCTAGATCTGAAATTCCAAAGTGGAAAGACAAAACTGACGATGAACTTAAGAGAAGTCCTTCAAAGACCTGTCATCCAAAAGCCCTGCCCAGAGGTTCATCCAGTTTCCAAGGAGCCAGGCGTGATAGTTCTCCATTTAAATCCTTCTCCATAGACATTGCCTCACCCACAAGGGAGCATCAGGATGATCCAGAGAGAGCAACACCAGTGGTTAAACCGAGAAAAGGACTCTCACATGAAGCAATGCAGTCAGGATCAGAGTACACCAAACATACCCTAGGAATCACGTCTACCTCTCCACAGTTTAGATCTGAAGAGAAGGGGCAGGATCGCCTGACCTTTCCACGTAGAGGCTCGGCACAGAGCTCACTAACTTCTATGATGTCCCCGCTATCACCTACTAGGTCGCTCCCTTGCCCCTTCAGAAGGACCAGTTTAGGGAACCTAAGTGTACAGGAGGGCAGTCCTCACTGGTCCTCTAGGCCAAATCATGGGGACCCGCATATAAGAAGAGCCTTTGAAGCTGGCAAGATTGGTCAACAGACCATCAATAGGGATCCTGGTGAAAGAAAGCTTTCGGGAGCATCTGAAGTCTCTGAAACATATCTCCTCCTTGCAAGATCTTTCATTCCCCAGAGCAACCAACATTATTTGGGGCTCCCTGAGCAGACACACATCCCTCAGTTTATCTCAGATAAAGTGGGGAATGACCATTTGAGTCCCACTGTCCCCACTCCATTGCTCCTGAGCATGAGAAGCAGTGAGGGGAGTCCATCTTGGATCAGTCCTAGGTCCATGGAGAATGTCGACAGTCGCTTATCCAGAGGAAGCATGCCTGAGATCTGGTCTCAATCTCGGGCAAGTTCAAGCT GTCATGGTGAGAACTCAAGCCCTATCAGGTTAGAGTTTAAACAAATGTCTTCAAGACCCTTATCCAGAAGTCTGGAGGACGTTTTATCACCACCAAAAC gagaagagagaagtaaAATTGACCAAAGAAGTGAAATGAATCTAAATGTGGATGATG TCTCTGCAgtgcctccctcctccctccttcctctccatctccctcctccctcctccctttcagTCCCGGAGCAGATGAAGAATATGAGCAAGTCGGTGTCTGTTATGCAGGATGAg AAGGATGGCAGAGACAGTGACAGCACCTCAGTGGAAAGTCTCAACTTCAGCTGGAAAAAGCGGATGGGCAGTTCCCTCACTAACCTTAGCCTCTCCTCTGGCATGGCGTCCATGTCCTCT GTGAGCGGCAGTGTGGCAAGCATCTACAGTGGAGTAGATGGGGATGTGGAAGTGAAGGGAACAATCCGGTTTGCCATGAATTATGTCCAGAAGCTCGGGGAGTTCCACATCTTTGTTGTCCACTGCAGAGATCTTGCCGTGGCAGAACCCAAGAAGAACCGTTCTGATCC ACATGTTACCGCATTTGCTGAGATCGCATTCAAG ATATGTGAAATGTTACCTCTTACCGGACAAAGCGAAGATGGGAAAGAGAAAAGCCAGTGTGAAAAAGAAGACCTTGAACCCCACTTACAATGA